From a single Paludibacter jiangxiensis genomic region:
- a CDS encoding TonB-dependent receptor domain-containing protein, with protein sequence MKKFLLAVLFFIPLLMSAQTAATRYQVKGQAIDSITSETMPYVTCSVVLANKPQQVVARFASDIDGKFTGELKNPGKYIVIVSFVGKQPAKRTFSVGPNNRMIQLGKIGLADNQQSLKEVSIVATRPLIKAEADKITYDTEQDPETKTSTVLDVLRKVPMVTVDGQDNIQLKGASNFKFFLNGKPTNMFNNNPSMILKSMPANMVKNIEVITQPGAKYDAEGVGGIINIVTMQKTATKGYSATINTQVSSRGSYGGGLNLMVQSGKFSFSGNYNYNYSKQFPMTTTSDRQTYFANAPYPNAGQVATVKTTAPMQFGSGQLSFELDTLNLFTLSYNRRYGLPKSETTAFTDNYDKNMNPLFSYQQESSQKQTWGSTDVGLDYQHSFKRKGELFTLSYKLSNTPNNSNYEATNIISPVYHSLPQPGLFQSSTSKNDAKSNEHTFQADYTTPLAKGHTLELGTKYIIRLNDSKSDETYNYFNVFQSYPYTPYILADSITNFKNNQDILGVYASYAGSVGKWGFKSGVRYEYTWLKAEFDNVARNFTTNYGVVVPSAIVTYKLSDMQSLKFGYNMRIQRPGISYLNPYVDRKDPNYISYGNPNLDPEKSHNITLGYSNFAPKYNLSAELTYTFVNNAIEQYSFIPQGSSVQEMTYANIGHNKQVNMNLFGNYRGIKWLTLFMNGNVSYVNMKSGTFNMSNDGFTGRLYAGGTVILPKDLRMSVGGGGMLPQVNLQGSQSSYYYSFFSLSKDFMKKRLNLSMSTVWLPKTHITMDTHGTDSKTGAPTFDQHTDIHIGQPLELRFNVSYRIGSMNAQVKKAKSTISNDDQKAKENSSAGQNPMQ encoded by the coding sequence GCAGCTACTAGGTATCAGGTAAAAGGACAGGCAATTGACTCGATAACTTCTGAAACAATGCCGTACGTAACATGCTCCGTCGTTTTGGCAAACAAACCGCAACAGGTCGTTGCCCGTTTTGCCAGCGATATTGACGGAAAATTTACAGGAGAATTGAAAAATCCGGGAAAATATATCGTTATAGTATCTTTTGTAGGAAAACAACCTGCAAAACGCACCTTTAGCGTGGGCCCCAACAACCGTATGATCCAATTAGGCAAAATAGGACTTGCAGACAATCAGCAATCGCTCAAAGAAGTAAGCATTGTGGCTACACGTCCTTTGATTAAGGCCGAAGCCGATAAAATTACTTACGACACGGAACAAGATCCCGAAACCAAGACATCAACAGTGCTCGATGTACTGCGTAAAGTGCCGATGGTAACAGTTGACGGACAGGATAACATTCAGTTGAAAGGAGCTTCCAACTTCAAGTTCTTCCTCAACGGGAAACCTACAAATATGTTCAACAACAATCCGAGCATGATATTGAAAAGCATGCCGGCCAATATGGTAAAGAACATTGAAGTGATTACACAACCGGGTGCAAAATATGATGCAGAAGGTGTAGGTGGTATTATCAATATTGTAACGATGCAGAAAACCGCGACCAAAGGATATTCGGCTACCATTAACACGCAGGTTTCATCCCGCGGTTCGTATGGAGGAGGACTGAACCTGATGGTACAAAGCGGCAAATTCAGTTTCTCGGGTAACTACAACTACAATTATAGCAAACAGTTTCCGATGACTACAACGTCTGACAGACAGACTTATTTTGCCAATGCCCCCTACCCCAATGCGGGACAGGTAGCCACAGTAAAAACGACAGCTCCTATGCAGTTCGGTAGCGGTCAATTAAGCTTCGAGCTGGACACTCTCAACTTGTTCACATTATCGTACAACCGTCGTTATGGTCTTCCAAAGAGCGAAACAACTGCGTTTACCGATAATTATGACAAGAATATGAATCCCTTGTTTTCCTATCAACAGGAAAGCTCTCAAAAACAGACCTGGGGTTCTACAGATGTTGGTCTTGACTACCAGCACTCATTTAAGAGAAAAGGAGAACTGTTTACTTTATCGTATAAACTGAGTAACACACCGAATAACAGCAATTACGAAGCGACAAATATTATCAGTCCTGTTTATCACAGTTTGCCACAACCCGGGTTGTTCCAGTCAAGTACAAGTAAAAATGATGCAAAATCGAACGAACATACCTTCCAGGCTGATTACACCACCCCTCTGGCAAAAGGACATACTCTGGAATTGGGTACTAAATACATTATACGTCTGAACGACAGTAAAAGCGATGAGACATATAATTACTTCAATGTTTTCCAATCATATCCTTATACACCGTATATTTTAGCCGACAGTATCACTAATTTCAAAAACAATCAGGATATTCTGGGCGTGTATGCAAGCTATGCCGGCAGCGTAGGCAAATGGGGATTCAAGAGCGGTGTGCGGTATGAATATACATGGCTAAAGGCTGAATTCGACAACGTCGCCAGAAATTTCACAACCAATTACGGAGTGGTCGTACCTTCGGCAATTGTGACCTACAAATTATCGGACATGCAAAGCCTCAAATTTGGATATAACATGCGTATTCAACGTCCGGGTATCAGTTACCTGAACCCTTACGTAGACCGTAAAGACCCGAACTATATCAGCTATGGTAATCCAAACCTCGATCCGGAAAAAAGCCACAATATCACTTTGGGTTATAGCAATTTTGCGCCCAAATACAACCTTAGTGCCGAACTGACCTATACTTTTGTGAACAATGCCATCGAACAATATTCATTCATTCCACAGGGAAGTTCTGTACAAGAAATGACCTATGCGAATATCGGACACAACAAACAAGTGAACATGAACCTGTTCGGTAACTATCGCGGCATCAAATGGCTCACCCTGTTCATGAACGGAAATGTCAGCTATGTTAACATGAAGAGTGGAACCTTCAACATGTCGAACGACGGCTTCACCGGTCGTTTGTACGCAGGTGGAACAGTTATCCTGCCAAAAGATTTACGTATGAGCGTGGGCGGCGGAGGAATGCTTCCTCAAGTCAACCTGCAGGGAAGTCAGTCGTCATATTACTATAGCTTCTTCTCTCTTTCGAAAGATTTCATGAAGAAACGCCTGAATTTATCAATGAGCACTGTGTGGTTGCCTAAAACACATATCACAATGGATACTCACGGCACCGACAGCAAGACAGGAGCTCCTACATTCGATCAGCACACCGACATCCATATCGGACAACCACTTGAATTACGCTTCAATGTTTCATACCGCATCGGTAGCATGAACGCACAGGTAAAGAAAGCAAAATCTACGATCTCTAACGATGATCAGAAAGCAAAAGAGAATAGCAGTGCCGGGCAAAACCCGATGCAATAA
- a CDS encoding DHCW motif cupin fold protein gives MTKDCNIPFQVIEWDEVPKTEHKGESGTAFWQTMQFSGLRIRIVEYSKGYLADHWCRKGHIVHCLEGEFVSELENGERFTLTQGMTYVVSDELSSHRSSTQQGVKLMIIDGDFLQLK, from the coding sequence ATGACAAAAGATTGTAATATCCCGTTTCAGGTTATTGAATGGGACGAAGTTCCAAAAACGGAACATAAAGGAGAGAGTGGAACTGCATTTTGGCAAACCATGCAGTTTTCGGGATTAAGAATTCGTATTGTGGAATACTCAAAAGGATATTTAGCAGACCATTGGTGTCGGAAGGGACACATCGTTCATTGCCTGGAAGGTGAATTTGTAAGCGAGTTGGAAAATGGCGAACGCTTCACCCTGACACAGGGTATGACCTATGTTGTTTCCGACGAATTGAGTTCACACCGGTCGAGTACGCAGCAAGGCGTGAAGCTAATGATCATCGACGGTGATTTTTTGCAATTGAAGTAA
- a CDS encoding DUF4395 domain-containing protein has product MQTKAICPINNKKADENVARSNAAFTVLLLVVFQLSTNPFIVLFLLVDFVLRGFELASYSPLVFVSKKVVSVLSLQPKVINAGPKFFAAKIGAVFSLSILVSTLLGLNQLAFVISAVFGVCAFLEAAIGFCLACKIYPYTYKLTHFNISKAIQ; this is encoded by the coding sequence ATGCAAACCAAAGCGATATGCCCCATCAATAATAAAAAGGCGGATGAAAACGTAGCGCGCAGCAATGCTGCTTTTACCGTCCTGCTTTTAGTCGTGTTTCAACTGAGCACAAATCCTTTTATCGTTCTTTTTCTTTTGGTCGACTTTGTACTCCGGGGATTTGAACTGGCCAGCTATAGCCCTTTGGTATTTGTCTCGAAAAAGGTAGTATCCGTTTTGTCGCTTCAACCCAAAGTGATTAATGCTGGCCCCAAATTCTTTGCGGCAAAAATAGGCGCTGTCTTCAGCTTGTCGATACTTGTGTCTACTCTCCTGGGGTTGAATCAACTGGCGTTCGTGATTAGTGCTGTGTTCGGAGTTTGCGCCTTTTTAGAAGCCGCGATAGGCTTTTGCCTTGCTTGCAAAATCTATCCCTACACTTATAAACTGACTCATTTCAATATATCTAAAGCCATTCAATAA
- a CDS encoding HlyD family secretion protein — translation MAKKTKKLVFNIVVGLLLVGGIVWVFSHFIHLGNVEFTDNAQVQQQIVPVNSRVQGFIKEIRFKEYQPVHKGDTLVLIEDAEFRYRLAQAEADYQNALIGKKAMGTTIQTTQSNIGVTDATIEEAKARLENAEKEQTRYKNLLAQKAVTQQQFDDINTNYRAAKARFDQLLRQRNSTSLVKSEQNIRLNQNDAAIKLAKAAFELARLNLSYTVIVAPCDGVTGRKNIQEGQLIQPGQALLDVVNSNEKWVIANYRETQTANIRPSMPVEVKVDAIPGVTFKGVVQTLSRATGSSYSLFPQDNSAGNFVKVEQRIPVRIVFSAQNKPEDLAQLSKGMNVECEVNY, via the coding sequence ATGGCAAAAAAGACAAAAAAACTGGTATTTAACATCGTAGTGGGATTGCTGCTGGTTGGCGGTATTGTGTGGGTCTTTTCTCATTTCATACATCTGGGAAACGTCGAATTCACCGATAACGCGCAGGTGCAACAGCAAATTGTACCGGTCAACTCCCGGGTACAGGGATTTATCAAAGAGATCCGTTTCAAAGAGTATCAGCCGGTACACAAAGGCGATACGTTGGTGCTGATCGAGGATGCCGAGTTCCGCTATCGTCTGGCACAGGCCGAAGCCGATTATCAGAATGCCCTGATTGGCAAAAAGGCGATGGGAACCACCATTCAGACCACCCAAAGCAATATCGGGGTGACCGATGCTACCATCGAAGAGGCCAAAGCCCGGTTGGAGAATGCAGAGAAAGAGCAGACTCGTTACAAAAACCTATTGGCGCAGAAAGCGGTGACACAACAGCAGTTTGACGATATCAACACCAATTACAGAGCGGCTAAAGCCCGCTTCGACCAGTTGCTCCGGCAACGCAACTCTACCTCTCTGGTAAAGAGCGAGCAAAATATTCGCCTCAACCAGAATGATGCTGCCATTAAACTGGCCAAAGCTGCGTTCGAATTGGCACGTCTCAATCTTTCGTACACGGTCATCGTGGCTCCCTGCGACGGCGTGACCGGACGCAAAAACATTCAGGAGGGGCAGCTCATTCAACCGGGACAGGCTTTGCTCGATGTAGTGAACTCGAACGAAAAGTGGGTCATTGCCAACTACCGCGAAACACAAACCGCCAACATTCGTCCGAGTATGCCGGTAGAGGTGAAGGTGGATGCAATACCTGGTGTTACATTCAAAGGTGTTGTTCAAACGCTTTCGCGCGCAACAGGATCGAGTTACTCGCTCTTCCCGCAGGATAATTCGGCCGGCAATTTTGTGAAAGTAGAACAACGTATTCCGGTGCGGATTGTCTTTTCCGCCCAAAACAAGCCCGAAGATCTGGCACAATTGAGCAAGGGAATGAATGTTGAGTGTGAAGTAAACTATTGA
- a CDS encoding TolC family protein, giving the protein MNRLTKTVSFLFSFFLISLVINAQTTQKLSLTQVCQLAIENSKQLQLSRTETEAAQKAKQVTETLRTPSIDASLSASYIGNGSISNRLFSNWQSAEMPHFGNTFSLQASQVLFAGGAISGNIEKARLQEQEARLHYQQKELDICFLITGYYLDLSKLQNQREVLLQNISRTELLIKQIRSKEKEGMALSNDVTRHELMMQNLKLGLIEVDNSRNIINNQLALTLGLPAGTQIVPDSSALANDRNLINRETLMATAQHNLPELKTVALNKQIAAKEVTIARADYYPHLSLFAANEFNGPILIEVPTINKNFNYWYFGLGVKYNLASLYKNNRKVALANQSQRVAVSAEAVVMEQTAIALYNAYTNYTEAAEKVSVYETSLRLARENYDIIYNRYLNGLVLITEMLDASNTRLDAELAVVNARLRLSYCYYKLLRETGSRFY; this is encoded by the coding sequence ATGAATCGACTTACAAAAACAGTTTCCTTTCTCTTCTCATTCTTTCTTATTTCTCTTGTAATTAACGCACAAACGACACAAAAACTGAGCCTCACTCAGGTCTGCCAACTGGCAATTGAAAACAGCAAACAGTTGCAACTTTCGCGCACCGAAACCGAAGCGGCACAAAAAGCCAAGCAGGTAACCGAAACGTTGCGCACTCCCTCGATCGACGCTTCGCTCTCGGCCTCTTATATTGGCAACGGAAGCATCAGCAACCGCCTTTTCAGCAATTGGCAGTCGGCAGAGATGCCCCATTTCGGCAATACCTTCAGCTTGCAGGCCTCTCAGGTCCTCTTTGCCGGCGGAGCCATTTCGGGCAATATCGAAAAAGCCCGTCTTCAGGAACAGGAGGCCCGGCTGCATTACCAGCAGAAAGAGCTCGATATCTGCTTTCTGATTACCGGATACTATCTCGATCTATCGAAGCTGCAAAATCAGCGGGAGGTGCTGCTGCAAAACATCAGTCGCACCGAGCTGTTGATCAAACAGATCCGGTCGAAAGAAAAAGAGGGCATGGCGCTGAGCAACGATGTGACCCGCCACGAACTGATGATGCAAAATCTGAAACTGGGGCTTATCGAGGTCGACAACAGCAGGAATATCATCAACAACCAGCTGGCGTTAACCCTCGGCTTGCCTGCCGGGACGCAAATTGTTCCCGACTCATCGGCTTTGGCAAACGACCGGAACTTAATCAACCGCGAGACCCTCATGGCAACGGCACAGCATAACCTCCCCGAATTGAAGACGGTTGCTCTCAATAAACAGATTGCCGCCAAGGAGGTGACCATTGCCCGTGCCGACTATTACCCTCATTTGTCGCTCTTTGCCGCGAATGAATTCAATGGGCCGATTCTGATTGAGGTGCCCACCATCAACAAAAATTTCAACTACTGGTATTTCGGCCTGGGTGTGAAATACAATCTGGCTTCGCTCTATAAAAACAACCGCAAAGTGGCGCTTGCCAATCAGTCGCAGCGGGTAGCAGTCAGTGCCGAGGCGGTAGTGATGGAGCAAACGGCAATCGCGCTTTACAATGCTTATACCAACTACACCGAAGCTGCCGAAAAGGTAAGCGTGTATGAAACGAGTCTGCGCTTAGCCCGCGAGAATTACGACATCATTTATAACCGCTATCTGAACGGGTTGGTGCTGATTACCGAAATGCTCGATGCCAGCAACACCCGACTCGATGCCGAACTGGCGGTGGTCAACGCGCGACTCAGGCTGAGCTATTGCTACTACAAACTGTTGCGCGAAACGGGTTCCAGATTCTATTAA
- a CDS encoding helix-turn-helix domain-containing protein — translation MNSNKATSFDFGNNQEIESHFHISLKSNDISLGSLPHRSESCLVMICLNGYADINVDLQSCRLKRNDIFLVFPGLILLGWKQSDDFEFAYFSFSNHLIDEILFRFPAAFIGFLKENATYSLPEEEKEELFTEYFAILDKRYTDTSNVCRSEIIQNLLCNFYLDLYSKIVRRNDIYAQPRQRKKELHEAFLQLLKQHPNRREVSFFANELCITPKYLSIIAKESTGNTAKEMISNYAVAELKLRLKSDSTPLKEIADLLDYPGEAFLCRFFKKLTGMTPSRYRNEQH, via the coding sequence ATGAATTCCAACAAAGCCACCTCTTTTGATTTCGGCAACAATCAGGAGATCGAATCGCACTTTCACATCTCCCTCAAAAGCAACGACATTTCGCTCGGATCGTTGCCCCACCGTTCGGAGAGTTGCCTGGTGATGATTTGCCTGAATGGGTATGCCGATATCAACGTCGACTTGCAGTCGTGCCGCCTGAAACGAAACGATATCTTCCTCGTGTTTCCCGGGTTGATTCTGTTGGGATGGAAGCAGTCGGACGATTTTGAATTTGCCTACTTCTCCTTCTCCAACCACCTGATCGATGAGATTTTGTTCCGCTTTCCGGCTGCCTTTATCGGGTTTCTGAAGGAGAATGCCACCTACTCGTTGCCGGAAGAGGAGAAGGAAGAACTCTTCACCGAATATTTCGCTATTTTGGACAAGCGCTATACCGACACCTCCAACGTGTGCCGGAGCGAAATTATCCAGAACCTGTTGTGCAACTTCTATCTCGATCTCTACAGCAAAATCGTGAGGCGAAACGATATCTACGCGCAACCCCGGCAGCGCAAGAAGGAGCTCCACGAAGCCTTTCTGCAACTGCTCAAACAACATCCCAACCGACGCGAGGTATCGTTTTTTGCCAACGAACTTTGCATCACCCCCAAATACCTCTCCATTATTGCCAAAGAGAGCACCGGCAACACCGCCAAAGAGATGATTAGCAACTATGCCGTAGCCGAGTTGAAGCTGCGGCTGAAATCCGACTCTACGCCTTTGAAAGAGATTGCCGACCTGCTCGACTACCCGGGCGAAGCATTTCTGTGCCGCTTCTTCAAAAAACTGACGGGCATGACCCCCTCACGCTACCGAAACGAACAGCACTAA
- the coaA gene encoding type I pantothenate kinase, which translates to MTRSSENLYMYFDREQWASLRNMQPMSLTTEEVQKLRGINDELSIDEVRDIYMPLARLLNYYLNARLNRQSALMQFLNQQEQHIPFIISVGGSVSVGKTTSSRVLQALLSHWKENLKVVLVTTDGFLYPNAVLEEKGLMMKKGFPQSYDTHRLLQFVMDVKSGKSHLQAPRYSHKIYDVVPDEFQEVDRPDILILEGLNVLQSNLDAPHPDQSHAFVSDFVDFSIYVDADEALLEEWFLSRFLKLRETAFTDPDSFFVNYSKLPVDEAIKIARSAWRDINLLNLRKHILPTRHRASLILHKNADHLVDYVQLRK; encoded by the coding sequence ATGACCAGATCTTCGGAAAATCTCTATATGTACTTCGACAGAGAGCAATGGGCTTCGCTTCGTAATATGCAGCCAATGTCACTCACGACAGAAGAGGTACAAAAACTACGGGGCATTAACGATGAATTGTCTATTGACGAGGTGCGGGATATTTATATGCCGCTTGCCCGTCTTCTCAACTATTATCTCAATGCCCGCCTCAACAGGCAATCGGCATTGATGCAGTTTTTGAATCAGCAAGAGCAGCACATTCCTTTTATTATCAGCGTTGGAGGCAGCGTTTCGGTAGGCAAAACAACGAGTTCGCGCGTATTGCAGGCTTTACTGAGTCATTGGAAAGAGAATCTTAAAGTTGTGCTGGTAACCACTGACGGCTTTTTATATCCCAATGCTGTGTTGGAAGAAAAGGGTTTGATGATGAAGAAAGGCTTTCCTCAATCGTATGACACGCACCGACTGCTACAGTTTGTTATGGATGTCAAATCGGGCAAATCACATTTACAAGCGCCCAGGTACTCACATAAGATATACGACGTGGTGCCCGACGAATTTCAGGAGGTAGACCGCCCTGACATCTTGATTCTGGAAGGGCTGAATGTACTGCAAAGCAATCTCGATGCTCCGCATCCGGATCAATCGCATGCATTTGTATCCGACTTTGTGGATTTTTCTATCTATGTGGATGCAGATGAAGCCCTATTGGAAGAATGGTTCTTGTCCCGGTTTTTGAAACTGCGCGAAACGGCATTTACAGACCCCGACTCTTTCTTCGTTAACTATTCAAAGCTGCCTGTAGACGAAGCAATCAAAATTGCACGCTCGGCATGGAGGGATATCAATCTGTTAAATCTCCGGAAACATATTCTCCCTACCCGCCACCGCGCCAGCCTCATTCTGCATAAAAACGCTGATCATCTTGTTGATTACGTCCAGCTCCGAAAATAA
- a CDS encoding acyltransferase family protein: MSHISSAAFADTKPHYNLLDGLRGVAALLVLWYHVNEGFGFAGAVSGVSDGRILNFNHGYLAVDFFFILSGFVIGYAYDDRWNKDFGLKEFFKRRLIRLHPMVIMGAILGVITFCLQGSVQWNGTQITTSFTMLALLLTMFFIPAIPGAGYEIRGNGEMFPLNGPFWSLFFEYIGNILYALFIRRLSTKMLGILVVLLGIALTWFAIGNISTYGSIDAGWTLDSVNFLGGSLRMLFPFTMGMFLSRIFRPVKARGTFWLCSALLTALFAVPFIGVLKPLSLNGIYESFCILIVFPILVWLGASGATTDKFSTNTCKFLGDISFPLYVVHYPFMYLFYAWLIKNKLYTFGETWVMSLVVMLWNILLAYACLKLYDEPVRNYLAKRFLNKQNKDKLQA, from the coding sequence ATGTCACACATTTCATCCGCTGCTTTTGCAGACACAAAACCGCACTACAACCTCTTAGACGGACTGCGTGGAGTAGCCGCCCTTTTAGTTCTTTGGTACCATGTAAACGAAGGCTTTGGCTTTGCCGGAGCAGTCAGTGGAGTAAGCGATGGGCGTATCCTGAATTTCAACCACGGCTACCTGGCAGTGGATTTCTTCTTTATTCTTTCGGGTTTCGTCATCGGATATGCGTATGACGACCGCTGGAACAAAGATTTTGGCCTGAAAGAGTTCTTCAAACGTCGTTTGATTCGTCTTCACCCGATGGTGATAATGGGTGCCATTTTAGGAGTGATCACCTTCTGTCTTCAGGGCAGCGTGCAGTGGAACGGAACACAGATTACCACCTCCTTCACAATGCTCGCTTTGCTTTTGACCATGTTTTTCATTCCGGCCATTCCCGGAGCCGGTTACGAAATACGCGGCAACGGTGAAATGTTTCCGCTGAACGGACCGTTCTGGTCTCTGTTTTTCGAATATATCGGCAATATTCTTTACGCCTTGTTTATCCGTCGTTTGTCCACAAAAATGTTGGGTATTTTAGTTGTATTGTTGGGCATTGCTCTGACGTGGTTTGCGATCGGCAATATCTCTACTTATGGCAGTATAGATGCGGGCTGGACATTAGACAGCGTAAATTTTCTGGGAGGTTCGTTGCGTATGCTTTTCCCGTTTACGATGGGCATGTTCCTGTCGCGCATTTTCCGGCCGGTGAAGGCGAGAGGCACTTTCTGGCTTTGCTCAGCTCTATTGACAGCCTTGTTTGCGGTACCTTTTATCGGAGTTTTGAAGCCTCTCAGCCTCAACGGTATTTACGAATCGTTCTGCATCCTCATCGTTTTCCCTATCCTGGTTTGGCTGGGCGCATCGGGTGCTACCACCGACAAGTTTTCCACAAATACCTGCAAATTTCTGGGCGATATCTCTTTTCCGCTCTATGTGGTACATTATCCGTTTATGTACCTGTTTTATGCATGGCTTATCAAAAACAAACTGTACACCTTTGGCGAAACCTGGGTAATGTCTTTGGTCGTTATGCTTTGGAATATACTTTTGGCGTATGCTTGCCTGAAACTGTACGACGAGCCGGTGCGCAATTATTTGGCAAAGCGTTTCCTAAACAAGCAAAACAAAGATAAACTTCAAGCGTAA
- a CDS encoding alpha/beta hydrolase: protein MNKIFCSLVAVCCCLLPAKSQEVVKLYNGVPPGNSRSTIEEKMTRAANGSIDVISDVTIPTLTAYLPASAKATGTSVVILPGGALRFLSWDMEGVKLAQWLNEKGVAAFVLKYRLRTSDMKQVTPPTGTPLRAAVYESNKLVNANANPLKDSVSAKVISMAAEDTRQAIRIIRKNATRWKINPDKVGCIGFSAGGGVMLSAVMHNADQSAMPGFIATIYGPALEDVVMPNSAPPLFIATCADHMNVAAGCLALFESWKRAGGEAEIHIYGKGKAGFGMIKQNQPSDEWVNSFYRWLLSEGF from the coding sequence ATGAACAAGATATTTTGCAGCTTAGTTGCTGTCTGCTGTTGCCTGTTGCCGGCAAAATCGCAGGAGGTTGTCAAATTGTACAATGGAGTTCCTCCGGGAAACAGCCGTAGCACTATTGAAGAAAAAATGACGAGAGCAGCCAATGGATCGATTGATGTTATCAGCGACGTTACCATTCCAACGCTCACCGCCTACCTTCCCGCCTCCGCGAAAGCAACCGGAACATCAGTCGTTATTCTGCCCGGAGGCGCCCTGCGGTTCTTAAGTTGGGATATGGAAGGGGTAAAATTAGCCCAATGGCTTAACGAAAAAGGAGTGGCAGCTTTTGTATTGAAATACCGTCTTCGAACAAGCGACATGAAACAGGTCACTCCCCCTACAGGAACACCGCTGCGGGCTGCCGTTTACGAATCGAACAAGCTGGTAAATGCGAATGCAAATCCGCTCAAAGATTCCGTTTCAGCCAAAGTGATTAGCATGGCGGCCGAAGATACGCGACAAGCAATACGTATCATTCGTAAAAACGCCACGAGATGGAAAATAAACCCCGATAAGGTAGGCTGTATTGGCTTTTCGGCTGGTGGCGGGGTTATGTTAAGCGCGGTCATGCATAACGCTGACCAATCGGCAATGCCCGGATTCATCGCAACCATTTACGGACCGGCATTGGAAGATGTTGTGATGCCGAATTCAGCTCCACCGCTGTTTATTGCGACTTGTGCCGATCACATGAATGTTGCGGCCGGCTGTCTTGCATTATTCGAATCGTGGAAAAGAGCAGGCGGCGAGGCAGAAATACATATCTACGGCAAAGGAAAAGCCGGCTTCGGCATGATTAAACAAAACCAACCCAGCGATGAATGGGTGAACAGCTTTTACCGCTGGCTACTTTCGGAAGGTTTTTAA
- a CDS encoding carboxypeptidase-like regulatory domain-containing protein, with protein MQTHKILLLIFILSLSFGSFAQNSGKKYFITGQVLDANSKPVSGATVLVDNKSTNVVTDAKGNYKVKVKPDATVLSVFSIFNGLLINEEIKGRVVIDFKFEDTMSQKDAAQKANTENEEVNVGFGTVQKKDLPSNIATVDRKKNKYESYQNIYDLIRAELSNVQVVGEKIILKGAYDSNTGPYDAMILVDGVESSLSSVLPRMVKSISVLTGADASIYGLRSAHGVVLITLTKE; from the coding sequence ATGCAAACACACAAAATTCTTTTACTGATTTTTATTTTGTCTTTATCCTTCGGTTCGTTTGCTCAGAACTCAGGGAAAAAGTATTTTATTACAGGACAGGTTCTTGATGCTAACAGCAAACCTGTATCGGGTGCTACCGTGTTAGTCGATAACAAAAGTACGAATGTCGTTACAGATGCAAAAGGGAACTATAAGGTAAAGGTAAAACCGGATGCCACAGTACTGTCTGTTTTTTCAATATTTAACGGATTGCTTATCAATGAGGAGATTAAGGGTCGCGTGGTAATTGATTTTAAATTCGAAGATACAATGTCTCAAAAGGATGCGGCTCAAAAAGCAAATACGGAAAACGAAGAAGTAAATGTCGGTTTTGGCACTGTTCAAAAAAAAGATCTGCCCTCTAATATTGCTACGGTTGACAGAAAAAAGAATAAATACGAATCTTATCAGAATATATATGATTTGATACGTGCCGAACTTTCGAACGTGCAGGTAGTAGGCGAAAAAATAATATTAAAAGGCGCTTATGACTCTAATACAGGTCCGTACGATGCGATGATATTAGTCGATGGTGTTGAATCCTCGCTATCCAGTGTCCTTCCGCGTATGGTAAAATCTATCAGTGTTCTTACCGGCGCCGACGCATCTATCTACGGGTTAAGATCTGCTCATGGAGTTGTACTGATAACGCTGACCAAAGAATAA